Within the Pseudonocardia alni genome, the region TCCTCCAGGGCCGCGTGCCGCCGCTCGCCCATCTCGCGGCCGGCGGCGGTGCGCAGCTCGCCCCGCAGCCGCAGCAGCTTCTCGTGGAAGTGGGCGACGACCGAGCCGGTCGGCCCGGACCGGTAGCCGCCGGTCGCGACGCCCGCGGCCGGGTCCCACAGGGGCTCGCCGATCGCGCCGCCGTAGGCGAACGCGCGGGCGATGCCGGTGGCGCCCATCGCGTCGAGCATGTCGGCGTCGTGCAGGCAGGCCGCGATCCGGTCCGCCGTGGGCGCCGACACCGCCGCGGAGAACGAGTACCGGCCGGTGGCCTCGACGGCGTCGAGCACCGGGTCCCACAGCTGCTCGGCGACCCCGCCGCGACGCAGCGCGTCCCGGGCGTCGTCGCGGACCTCCGCGGGGGCGACGACGCGGCCGAGCCGGGCCTCGGCGGCCCGGTGGTGGTCGTGCACATAGGCGGCGACGGCGGCGACGAACCCGTCCAGGCCCTCCCGCACCGCGAGCCGGGCCGACAGCCCGGCGACCCGGTCGAGGTGCCCGAGATCGTGCGCGACGTCCGCGCCGGCCATGTCGCCGGCGACGACGTCGCGCAGCCGCCGCAGCTCCCCGGCGCCGCTCACGCCCGGCTCCCGGCCGCGACGACGCGGGGCTCGGTGTCGGCGACCGATCCGCGGCGCAGCCACAGCAGCCCCGCGACGAGCAGCCCCAGGGCGCCGCCCGTCGCGTATCCGCCCGGCCCGACGAGGTCGATCATGACGCCGGACAGGGCCTGCCCGACCGAGACCCCGAGCACCGCGGCCATCACCATCCAGTTGAACGCCTCGGTCGCCGACCCCGCCGGAGCGGTCTGCTCGACGCCGAGGGAGTGCGCGGTGACCTGCGGGGTGATCAGCGCGCCGGCGACCATCATCACCACGGCCAGCAGCACCAGCGAGCCGAGCGGGGAGACGAGCCCCATCGCCGTCACCAGGACGGCGAAGCCGGCGAGCAGGACCGGCAGCCGCAGATGCAACGGCCGCGGCCAGGGCCGCATCCCGTAGAGCACCCCGGTCAGCACCGAGACCACCGACCAGAGCGAGAGCAGGACCCCGCCGGCGGCGGGCGAGCCGGCGAACGCGGTCGCGGCGATCACGCCGACCTCGGCGGTCCCCGCCACCAGCCCGAACCCGAGCGACGCCAGCGCCACCGTCCGCAGCCCGGGGCGCCGGAACACCCCGAGCAGCCCGGCCTCGACCGGCAGCGACCCGTCGGCGCGCTCGGCGCGGATGCGGGCCGAGCGGCGTCGTACGGCGGCGGTCAGCGCGAACCAGGTGGTGCCGACGATCTCCGCGGTCGCCGCGACGACGAGCGCGGTGCCCGGCCACGGCGTCGCCACCACCAGCACCGCGGCCAGCGCGGGACCCATGATGAAGAAGATCTCGAGGCTGATCGCCTCGTAGGTGTAGGCGGCCTCGCGGCGCGGCCCGGGCGGGGTCAGGTCCGACCACAGCGCCCGCGACGATCCCTCGAACGCCGGCGTCGCGAGCCCGGTGACGACCGCGACCGCGACGGTGAGCGGCAGCGCCGCCCGGTACTCGATGCTCAGCACCAGCCCGGTGACGCACAGCAGGTAGACCGCGACGAGCACCAGCATCGGCCGGGTCGGGCCCAGCCGGTCCAGCACCCGCCCCTGCACGACCGTGCCGACCGCGGTCCCGATCAGCAGCGCCGCCGAGACCGCTCCGGCGACGGCGTAGGAGCCGTGGACCTCACGGACGTAGAGCAGCGTGGCGAGACTGTGCATGGCGATCGGGAACCGACCGAGGACGGAGGCACAGACCGGCGCGGCCGCCCCGGGGGTGCCCAGGGCGGCGCGGTAGTCGGAGAGAGCGGCGGGCACGCCCCAGCATCACATGATCTGGGACGCCCGTACCAGAGAATTCAGCGCGCGCGCCGCGCGAGCCGCTCCGGCTCCAGGATCAGCACGCTCTTGCCCTCGAGACGCAGCCAGCCACGGTGCGCGAAGTCGGCGAGCGCCTTGTTCACGGTCTCGCGGGAGGCGCCGACGAGCTGGGCGATCTCCTCCTGCGTGAGGTCGTGGGTGACCCGCAGCAGCCCCGACTCCTGGGAGCCGAACTGGCGCGCGAGCTGCAGGAGCGACTTCGCCACACGGCCCGGCACGTCGGTGAAGATCAGGTCGGCGAGCATGTTGTTGGTGCGGCGCAGGCGACGGGCCAGCACGCGCAGCAGCTGCTCGGCGATCTCCGGACGCTTGCCGATCCACTCCCGCAGCGCGCTGCGGTCCATGGTGTAGCAGCGCACCTCGGTGACCGCGGTCGCCGACGACGTGCGCGGGCCCGGGTCGAAGATCGACAGCTCGCCGAACATGTCCGACGGGCCGGCCACCATGAGTAGGTTCTCCCGGCCGTCGGGGGACTTCCGGCCGAGCTTCACCTTCCCGCCCGACACGATGTAGAGGCGGTCACCGGGCTCACCTTCGGAGAAGATGACCTGCCCGCGGGAGAACTCGGCAGTCTCCAGAGCTTCGGCCAGCGCCTCGGCGGCCTGGGGCTCCACACCTTGGAAGATCCCTGCCCGGATCAGAACCTCGTCCACTGCAATGCTCCTCGTTCACCGGCCGTATCGTCACGGCGGGTCGTCGGCGCGTCAGTGTAGAGGTCTTCGCCACACACGTGCGCACCACTGGCCCGATCGGATTGACATCCGATCGGGTCCGATTCGTCGCGGGGCGCTGTCACGCACCCGTACGCGATCTTGTCAGGCCGACGGGACCTGGCTCCGACGAGCCCCCCGGCGGCGCCGGTTACGCAGCCGGAACAGCTCCAGCGCGCGGCCCGTGCCGGACCGGAACAGGGCACGGACCTCGTCCGGACGCGGCTGTTCGAGCATCTCGTCCAGCTCGTCCTGGCGCACGGTGGACTCCCGCATGCGGGACTCCACGCGCTCCATACCGAGCGCGAAGAACATCACGAGCAGCGGGACGAGAACGCTCAACCAGGCAGTCATGGCAACTCCGATCCTCCCGTACGGGTTCGCAGCCCGGCCGCTCGGGGGTGGCCGCGTCGACGTCTTCGTGACGCGACCGTGACCTCGTAGCCCGTTCGGCGCACACCCGGCCGGGTGCGCGCACCGCTCGTCGGACGCGTCGCCGCGCCGGCCGGTCGAACACCACCGGCGTGGACCGGACCGCGCCCGGCGGCGAGCGGTGCACGGCGCGACACCGTGACACGACTGTCGGTGCCCACCCGTACGCTCGGTCACGTGAGCACCTCCGCCGGACGGCCGTCGCGGGCGTCGCGGCCCACCCCCCGCGCCGCCGCCGGTCTGGCCGCGCGCGTCGCGGCCGGGGAGAGCCCGATCGGGCGAGCGCGCCGGGTCAACCGCATCCTCCGGTCGCTGGCGGAGGCCTATCCGCACGCGCACTGCGAGCTGGACTTCACCACCCCGCTGGACCTCGCCGTCGCGACGATCCTGTCCGCGCAGTGCACCGACGAGCGGGTCAACCAGGTCACCCCCGCGCTGTTCGCCCGGTACCCCACCGCCGCGGACTACGCGGGCGCCGACCGGACGGAGCTCGAGGAACTGATCCGCTCCACCGGCTTCTACCGGAACAAGGCGACGTCGCTGACCGGGCTGGGCGCCGCCGTCGTCGAGCGGCACGGCGGGGAGCTGCCGTCGACGCTGGACGAGCTGGTGAAGCTGCCCGGCATCGGGCGCAAGACCGCGAACGTCATCCTCGGCAACGCGTTCGGCGTCCCCGGGATCACCGTCGACACCCACTTCGGACGCCTGGTGCGCCGCTGGGGCTGGACGACCGAGGAGGACCCGGTCAAGGTCGAGCACGCGATCGGCGAGCTCGTCCCGCGGCGGGGCTGGACGATCGTGTCCCACCACGTGATCTTCCACGGCCGCCGGGTCTGCCATGCGCGCAAGCCGGCCTGCGGCGCCTGCACACTCGCGGCGGACTGTCCCGCCTTCGGGCTCGGCCCCATCGACCCGGGCGAGGCCGCGGCGCTGGTCAAGGGCCCGGAGCGGGACCACCTGCTCGCACTCGCGGGGATCGCGGGGCCGCCCGGGGACGGCCGGTGACCCGGACAGGCGCCTCCCGCTCCGAGATCGTCTCGACCGTGGTCGTCGTCGTCCTGGTCGCGATCGCGGTCTGGGCGCTGTGGCCCTCGGGCCCCGCCCCCGGCGGGAGCGGCGGCGCCGGGCCCGCGGCGAGCGCCGCCCCGGCCGACCGGCCCGAGACCGACCTCGCCGCCGCGGACCCGCAGGCACTGGCCGCCGCGCGGGCCTCGGCCCGGCTGGCACCGTGCCCCGCCCCGTCCGGCCGCACCCCGGCCGGTCCGCTCGCCGGGATCACCGTGCCGTGCCTGGGCGCCGACGGCAGTACCGACCTGGGCGCGGCTCTGACCGGGCGTCCGACGCTGGTCAACTTCTGGGCGTCGTGGTGCGTGCCGTGCCGCGACGAGCTGCCCGCGCTGCAGGCCTACGCACAGCGTCCCGGCGCACTGCCGGTGCTCACCGTCGACGTGCAGGACGACCCGGTGGCCGCGCTGGCCCTGTCCGCGCAGCTGGGGGTCACCCTGCCGGCCGTGACCGACCCGCAGCGGGCCGTGCGCCGCGCGCTGGACACCCCGCCGCTGCTCCCGGTCAGCTACGTGACCCGCGCGGACGGTGGCGTCGCGATGGTGGACCCGCCCGTCCCGTTCCGCACCGCCGACGACGTCGCGGCCGCCGTGGAGCGGTTCCGGTGACCGCGCAGGCGGGCGTGCCTCAGGTGCCCGACCCCGACCCCGCGGCGGCGCCGGCGTCGCTGCGCCCGCTCGTCGACGGGGCGCTGGGCCTGGACCCGGCCTGGTTCGGCTGGCGACGGCTGCAGCCCGACAACGGCGAGCCGCGCCGGGCGTCGGTGCTGATGCTGTTCACCGACGGGGAGTCGGGCGGGCCGGACGTGCTGCTCACCGAGCGCGCGGCGACGCTGCGCTCGCACGCCGGGCAGGTCGCCTTCCCCGGTGGGCGGCTCGACCCGACCGACACCGGCCCGGTGCACGCCGCGCTGCGGGAGGCCCGGGAGGAGACCGGACTGGACCCGTCCGGGGTGGTACCGCTGGCCCTCCTGCCGGACCTGTTCATCCCGCCCACCGGGTTCCTGGTGACCCCGGTGCTGGCGCACTGGGCGTCGCCGTCTCCGGTACGGGTGGTCGACACCGCCGAGGTCGCCCGGGTCGTCCGGGTCCCGGTGGAGGTCCTGACCGACCCGGCGAACCGGTTCACCGTGCGCGGCCCCAGTGGCCACACCGGCCCCGCCTTCGACGCCGCGGGCCTGATGGTCTGGGGTTTCACCGCGGGCCTGCTGTCCGCACTGCTGCAGCGTTCCGGCTGGGAGCGTCCCTGGGACGCCGGCCGGGTCCTCGATCTCGACGACGCCTGGGCCCGCGCCCGGCGGAACGAACCGGAAGGAGGCCGGGTGGACGACCACGGCGTGGTGGACCGGTGAGCATCAGCTGGGTCGACGTCGTCGTCGTGATCCTCGCCCTGCTGGCCGCGGCGTCCGGCTGGCGGCACGGGGTCGCGGTGGCGCTGCTGTCGTTCGCCGGCGTACTGACCGGCGCGGTGCTCGGGCTGCGGCTCGCCCCGTTGCTGGCCGGGCAGGTGGAGTCCCAGCAGGGGAAGGTGCTGCTCGGGATCGGCGTGGTGGTGCTGCTCGTCGCGCTCGGTGAGGCGACGGGCGTCTACCTCGGACGGTTCATCCGCGACCGGATCCGCGGCGAGGGCACCCTCAGGGTCGACTCGACGCTGGGTGCCGGCGTGCAGGCGGTCGCGGTGGTGGTGGCGGCCTGGCTGATCGCGCTGCCGCTGTCCTCGACGAGCTTCTCCACCCTGACCAGCGGCCTGCGCGACTCGCGGGTGCTCGCCGGCGTGGACGACGTGATGCCGGACGCGGCGCGCAAGCTCCCGGCCGAGCTGCGCCAGCTCCTCGACGACTCCGGCTTCCCCGACGTCGTCAGCCCGTTCTCGCGGACGCCGGTCGCCGCGGTCGGCCCGCCGGACTCCGCGCTCGCGCAGTCCCCGGTGGTCACCGAGGTCCGCGACCGGGTGCTGAAGGTCCGCGGGCGCGCCCCGTCCTGCCGTCGCGCCCTGGAGGGGACCGGGTTCGTCGTCGCCCCGCAGCGGGTGATGACCAACGCCCACGTCGTCGCCGGGACGTCGAGCACCACCGTCGAGGTGACGACGTCCAGCGGCCGGGCCCGCCAGCTCGACGCCCAGGTCGTCCACTACGACCCCGAGGTCGACGTGGCCGTGCTCGACGTGCCCGACCTCGAGGAGCAGCCGCTGCAGTTCAGCCCGGACCCGGCCCGCGTCGGCGACGACGTGATCATCCTGGGCTACCCGCTGGACGGCCCGTACACGGTCACCCCGGGCAAGATCCGCGAGCGGATCCGGCTGCGCGGCCCGGACATCTACGAGCAGGGCAGCGTGCTGCGCGATGTCTACACCGTCCGCGCGGTGGTGCGCTCCGGCAACTCCGGCGGCCCGATGATCACCCCCGACGGGCGGGTGGTCGGCGTCGTGTTCGGCGCCGCGCTGGACGACACCGAGACCGGTTTCGTGCTGACGGCCGAGCAGGTCGGGCAGGCGCTGAACGTGGCCGCGAGCGGCGCGTCGTCCCCCGCCGACACCGGGAACTGCGCCTCCTGACCCACCGCACTCCGTCCCACGATCCGGGAACGAATGGCCGGATCGTGGGACAGATGCTTAGCGTGGGTACATGACCTCCGTCGACGTGACCCGTACCCGCCGTCGCTGGCTGGTGCTGGCCGTCGGGGTGTTCGCCCAGACCGCGGCCTGCTCGTTCGTCTACGGGCTGCCGTTCGTGGTGCCGCTGCTGCGTGACACGGAGGGACTGTCGCTGGCCCAGGTCGGCGCCTACGTCGGCGCACCGACGGTCGGTCTGCTGTGCACGCTGGTGCTGTGGGGCGCCGCCGCCGACCGGTCCGGCGAACGCGGGGTGATGACGGTCGGGCTCGCGCTGTGCGCGGCGGCCGTCGCGGGTGCGGCGCTGCTGCCGATCGGGCCCGGACCGCTGCTGCTGGTGCTTCTCGGCCTGGGCGGCGCGGGCGCGGCGTCGGTGTTCGCCGCCAGCGGCCGGATGGTGATGGGCTGGTTCGCCGCGCACGAGCGCGGCACCGCGATGGGGATCCGGCAGACGTCCCAGCCGCTGGGTGTCGCCGTGGCCGGGCTGACGCTGCCGACCCTGGCCGCAGCCGTCGGGCCGTTCCGGGCGCTGCTGCTGCCCGCGGTGCTGTGCGTCGTCGCGTCGGTGCTGGTCGCGACGCTGGCGCCGGACCCGCCCCGGGCGCCGCGGCCCGCGGGGGCCGAGCCGGAGCGCTCCCCCTACGGGACGTCGGTCCTGTGGCGGGTGCACGGCGCGAGTGCACTGCTGGTGGTCTCGCAGTTCGCGGTGGCGTCGTTCGCGACCGAGTACCTGGTCCGCGAGCAGGGGTGGCACGTGGCGGCGGCGGGCGCGTTCGTCGCCGGTGGGCAGATCGCCGGGGCGGTCGGCCGGATCGCGACCGGGGTCTGGTCGGACCGGGTCGGGTCCCGGCTGCGCCCGATGCGCCAGGTCGCGGCCGCCGCGGCCGCGGTGCTGCTGCTGTTCGCGCTCGGCGACGCCGTCGCCGGATGGCTGGCAGTGACGATGCTCGCCGTCGGGGCGGTGGTGACGGTCGCCCCGAACGGGCTGGCGTTCACCAGCACCGCCGAGATCGCCGGACCCGCCTGGTCGGGGCGCGCGCTGGGAGTGCAGAACACCGGCCAGAACGCCGTCGCATCAGTGGTCCCGGCCGCGCTCGGCGCCCTGGTCGGCGCGACCGGCTACGCGGCGGCGTTCGCGATCGCCGCCGCGGCACCGTTGGCCGCGATCCTGGTGACACCGGTCCGCGACGAGCGCCGGCGGTCGTCGTGACGCCGCCGGCGCAGCCGGTCAGCGGGTGATCGTCTGGTCCCGCCCGGGGCCGACGCCGATCGCGGACACCGGCGCGCCGGTGAGCTCCTCGATCCGCTGCACGTAGGCCTGCGCGGCGGGGGGCAGGTCCTCCCAGGTGCGGGCACCGGAGAGGTCCTCGACCCAGCCGGGCATCTCCTCGTAGACCGGGACGGCGTGGTGGAAGCCGGTCTGGGTCATCGGCATCTCGTCGACGCGGTGGCCGTCGACCTCGTAGCCGACGCAGATCGGCACCGACTCCAGCCCGGACAGCACGTCCAGCTTGGTCAGGAAGACGTCGGTGATGCCGTTGACGCGCACCGCGTACCGGCCGATGACGGCGTCGAACCAGCCGCAGCGCCGCGCACGGCCGGTGTTGACGCCGACCTCACCGCCGGTCTTGCGCAGCCATTCGCCCATCTCGTCGAGGAGCTCGGTCGGGAACGGGCCGGACCCGACGCGGGTCGTGTAGGCCTTCAGGATCCCGATCACGCGGGTGATCTTGTTCGGGCCGATGCCCGAACCGACCGACGCGCCGCCCGCGGTCGGGTTCGAGCTGGTCACGAAGGGGTAGGTGCCGTGGTCGACGTCGAGCAGGGTGCCCTGCGAGCCCTCCAGCAGCAGCGTCTCACCGCGCTCCAGGGCCTGATTCAGCAGCAGCCGGGTGTCGACGATCTTGTCGGCGAACTCCTTCGACTGCTCCAGGACGGTGTCCACGACCTCGTTGAAGTCCAGCGCGCGCCGGTTGTAGACCTTGACCAGGATCTGGTTCTTCAGCTCGAGGGCGGCCTCCACCTTCTGGTGCAGGATCTTCTCGTCGAGCAGGTCCGCGGCGCGGACGCCGACCCGGGCCACCTTGTCCTGGTAGGCGGGACCGATGCCGCGGCCGGTCGTGCCGATCTTGGCCTTGCCCAGGTAGCGCTCGGTGACCCGGTCGATCGCCACGTGGTACGGCATGATCAGGTGCGAGTCGGCCGAGATCAGCAGGCCGGAGGTGTCGACGCCGCGCCGCTCCAGCCCGGCCTTCTCCTCGATCAGCGCCTCGGGGTTCACGACGACCCCGTTGCCGATGACGTTCTTCACGCCCGGGGACAGGATCCCGGACGGGATGAGCTTCAGCGCGAAGTCGCGGCCGTCCGGCGTGACGACGGTGTGCCCGGCGTTGTTGCCGCCCTGGTAGCGGACGACCCAGCCGAACTGCCCGCCCAGCAGGTCGGTCGCCTTGCCCTTGCCCTCGTCGCCCCACTGGGCGCCGATCAACACGATTGCGGGCATGTAAGAGACTCCAGTTCACACACGCTCGTCACGGTCGCGGGACCGGGCGTGATTTCCGGTTTCCGCGGCGAGGAGGGTACTCGATCAGTGGTTCCGACCGATCCCGAAGCGGTTCTCCTCGACTGCCTGCCGCAGCGGCGTCACCGGCTTCCCTCCCACGGTATCCGGCCCGGCGCGCGACGTGAACGCCCACCGTCGTCGCTGGTGTCCGATCCCGCGGTGCGTTCGGTCACCGTGGGCCCGCGCCCCGGGAAGGCGGAGGTCGACGTCCTGCTCCCGGTGCCGCGGCTGATCGTCCACGGTGACGACGCGGACCTCGCCGCCGTGCTCCTCCGGCTGCTGCGGCGGGACGCGCTCGCGACCGAGGTCGCCTACCTGCCCGTGTCCCGGCGGTCGCGGGCCGCCGCGAACTGGGGCCTCCCGACCCGGTTCGACGACGCCGTCGCCCTCGCCCGGTCCGGCACCGCACGCGAGATGCCGCTGGTGCGCGACGACAACGGGGGCGTCCTCGCCGGCCGCGGGGAGATCCCCGACCTCTACGGCGAGGCCTACTGCGACGCGACGCGCGTGCTGCACGGCCGCGTGAAGCTGCTCGTCGTCGACGCGGGGCCCGAGGGCGTGCACGTGCGGGCGGGCCGCGGGGTGACCGGCACGACCGGGCGGGCGATCCAGATCGGGACGACGGGTGCGACGCCCGTCCGCGACGGCGTCGCGCACCCGCGGGAGATCAAGCGGTGGGCCTGGTACCGGCACACCGAGCCGTGGCGGCCGGTGCTGCCGGGCTGATCAACGCCCGGGGTCCTCGGGGGCGAGCACCGCGTCGGTCGCGGTGATCCCGACGTCGAACACCTCGTCGGTGGGGACGACGTAGCGGTTGCGGTGGTCCCGGGTCTCGCCGCGACCGCCCGGGACGCCGCCGGCCATCGGGCCGTAGCCGGCCCCGCCGCGAGCCTCCGCCGCCTTGGCGCCGGTCCACGGCTCGGGCGCGCCGGCGCTCCGCGGCCCGGGGGTGCGGGGCTCGGTGCCCCACGCCGTCCCGGCCCCGCCGCGACCGCCGGGTCCGTGCGGTTCGGTCGCCGCGCCCGGCAGCCGCGCGGTGCCGCGGGACTCGCCGAACGGGGAGCCGAGGGCGCCGCGGCCCGCTCCGGAACCGGCTCCGTACGACCCGGTCCCGCTGCCGGGGCGGGTCTGCGGGGCGGGGCCGGTCTCGGTGCGGGGGCGGACGAGCTGCTGCCGACGTGCCTGATCGCCGAAGCGGCGCGCGAGGTCCTCGCGGGCCCGGGCGGCATCCGGAATCGGGGTCCGAACGCGGTCCGGAGCAGGCGGGATGCGGGAGCCCTGCGCCCCGGTACCGCCTCCACCGGCGCCCGACGAGAACGCCGGTCCGCTCGGCAGCGGGACGAGGGGCGAGGGCCCGCCACCGCCTCCGGCGCCGCCACCCGCGCCACCACCGGGGCCGCCGCCCGCACCGCCGCCGCCCGACGGGCCGGTGGGTGCCGACACCGGCTGCGAGGCCGACCCGACCGGGGGAAGCCCGACTCCGGCCGGTCCCGGTGTCGGGCCGGGAAGTCCGCCTCCACCCGGCGCGACGGAGACGCCGGGCTGCGGTCCCGGCGCACCGCCGGGACCCGGCGTCGCGCCCGGAGATGTCGCGGGCGGGGGCGCGGCGGCCGCCTCGGTGGTGAAGCGGTCGTCGATCGCGGAGGTCTCGGACTCGTACTTCTGGAGCGCCCGGTTCGCGACCTCGTCGTTGATCTGGTTGTGCTCGGCGATGGTCACGTGGTCGGCGCCCCTGCCCCGGAGGGACTGCCAGGCCTCGCTGATGTTGTCGCCCGCGCGCTGGATCCAGGAGAACTCGGCCGGGTCCATGAACCGGACCTGGTTGCGCATGCGCTCGAACGCGCTGCCGTGGTCGAGCATGCGGTCGGCGCCGTTCCGCGCGACGTTCGCGGTGCCGTCGACGCCGGTCGCGGTGCGGTCCAGGGACTCCTGGGCGGCCCGGGCGGCGGGGCCCTGCCACGAGATACCGAGATCGGCCATGCCGCGGTCGAGGGTCTGCTTGGTGGTCGCCATGTCGTCGACGAGCTTGCGGAGACCGTCGGAAGTCTGTCGCATGGCCTCGGCGCCGGGCTTGTCGAGGATCCAGGCCGCCTTCGTGGCGATGTCGAAGGCTTCGAAGGCGTAACAACGCGGCAGCGCCATCGTCGTCCTCAGCGGGTGACGTGAGGGCCGCGATACTGAAGCCCCGAGGAACCGGAGAAGGAGGCCGCGTTCTCGTCCTCCGTGAGGCCATATTCCTCGACGGCTTTGGCCAACCTGTTTCGGGCCTCGACCAACTCGTTGACGTAGTCGGAGTGCGTCTTACGGAGGACATCGACCTTGGGCTGGAAGACCACCACAGCGTCCTTGGATACCGGGTCATCGGCACACGGGGGCATGGCACGCAGAGCCGCTGAGTCCGCAAGCGTCCGCCTCGCTGCATCCACACGCTCGTCGAAGAGGCGTTTGACCTGCAGCACGTTGTCGACGTCGATCTGGGCCATGAAGGAGTCCGACACCAGGCCCTGCGGGTGTCGTGCTGGAACGTCCATCGTGCGGACGCTAGCCATTGCAGATGGCGTCCGAGGTCGATCGGGACGGACCGTTCGCATAAGCGAACCGCCCGACATCGTCACCCGTGTCCGGCCCTCGCATTCTCGACCACGAATCCGGCGAGCGAGCGTGCCTGTTTGCATACGCGTGTCATCGCGAGAGGTTTGCCGTCATCCCCGTACCCGACAGCCTGCACCTGCACTCGGAGCGTGTCTGCGTCTCCGGCGTCCAGGTAGAACTCGCACAACGGCGTCGATTCGGCATCAGCCGTGACTCGAACAGCACCGAAGCCACCGATGATGTCCAACGACGAATCCGAAGCACCCACTGCAGTCGAGGCAGGTTCGCTGATGGTCTGCACCGCATAGGAGATGACCGCGTCGTTATCGGGCCATGTGCAGGTACGGCTGGGGCCCTCGGGGAGAACCACGTTTCCAGGCTCGCCCTCGTCCACCGAAAGCTGGGCACGCTGAGCTGGAGTCAGCAGAGAGCAGAGGTCCGTCTTGCTCACGTCGATCTCCGCCGGCCGCGGCGGAAACGGCCCCTCCGGCTCCGCAGCCCCACACCCCACGACCACCCCGCACACGAGCAGCAGGACGACAACGAGTCGGACCACCGGCGACGCTCCCCCGGACAGGAACAGGACCGCAGCAGGCTAGCCCGTCGTCGTCGCCACCGGACCCGTTCCGGTCAGGCCGCGGCGGCGGAGTCGTCCGGGCGCCGGTGGTAACTGTCCACATAGATCTGCCCGGACAGGTCCGCGATGGCGTCCATGATCTCGTCGGTGACCGCGCGCCGGATCGCCGGAGCGCCCTCCAGCCCCTCGTAGCGGCTGAACTCCAGCGGCCGCCCGAAGCGGATCTCGACCCGGGCCAGGCGCGGGATCAGCCGTCCGACCGGCTGCACGTGCTCGGTCCCGATCAGGCCGACGGGCACGACGACCGCCCCCGTCGACAGCGCCAGCGACGCGACGCCGGTGTGCCCGCGGTGCAGCTTGCCGTCGAGGGAGCGCGTGCCCTCCGGGTAGATGCCGAACGCACCGCCGCACTCCAGGACCTTGCGCCCCGCGGCGAGCGCGGCGAGGCCGGCGCGGGCGTTGGACCGGTCGACCGGGATGTAGCCGAGCGCCCCCAGGAACGCGGCCATCAGGCGTCCGCGCAGACCACGACCGGTGAAGTACTCGGCCTTGCCGAGGAAGGCGACCTTGCGCGGGGCGACGAGCGGGATGAACGCCGTGTCGACGGCCGCGCGGTGGTTCGCCGCGAGGATCACCGGCCCGGTGGCCGGGATGCGGTCCGCGCCGCGCACGCGGGGCCGCCACACGAGCCGGACGAGTGGCGCGAGGACGTAGCGGATGAACAGCTGCACCGTGAACCCCGATCAGTGAGCGACGTCCACAACTCCGTGCAGGGGGGACCGACGTCCCGGCGCCGAACGAGGCCCGATTCTGCTCCGTGACCGGCCCGTGACGGAAGCCCTTCCGCCCGTTCAGTCCCCGTGCGGATCGGTGAGCTGCCCGCGCAACGCACGCAGCGCCTCGCTGCGGGTCATCCCGGTCGCCTGCAGCAGGTCGACAGCGATCGAGCGGACCTGCGCGACCAGCACGGGCGCCGAGACCGCGGGCGCCGCGGCCGGCTGCCCCTCCGCCGGCCGGGCGACGACCGCACCGGGGTCGGCGAGGACCGGTGCGTGCTGCACGGCTTCCAGGATCGGGCCGCGCGCCTTCTCGCGGTCGCCGTCCTGCCCGAGTTCCCCGATCAGCGCCTCGACGGAGGCGGCGAGCTCGGTGATCGCGTCCGGCAGACCGGGCGGGACCGGTTCGCCGTCCTCGATCGCGGTCATCGCGCGCCGGGCGAGCACCCGGGCGTTGCGGTGGGCGTAGTCGGCCCGCTCGGCGAGCGTCCGGTAGCGGCGCAGCATGGCCCGGCGCGGCCGGTGCATCGGTGAGACCGTCACGACCTCGCCCGCGGAGCTGACCGCCGTGCGCAGCTCGTCGA harbors:
- a CDS encoding lysophospholipid acyltransferase family protein — its product is MQLFIRYVLAPLVRLVWRPRVRGADRIPATGPVILAANHRAAVDTAFIPLVAPRKVAFLGKAEYFTGRGLRGRLMAAFLGALGYIPVDRSNARAGLAALAAGRKVLECGGAFGIYPEGTRSLDGKLHRGHTGVASLALSTGAVVVPVGLIGTEHVQPVGRLIPRLARVEIRFGRPLEFSRYEGLEGAPAIRRAVTDEIMDAIADLSGQIYVDSYHRRPDDSAAAA